One window from the genome of Sebastes umbrosus isolate fSebUmb1 chromosome 12, fSebUmb1.pri, whole genome shotgun sequence encodes:
- the LOC119498064 gene encoding transcription factor HES-1-A-like, protein MPAGTLERASPSSVAATPEKPRSLTENRKSSKPIMEKRRRARINESLGQLKTLILDALKKDSSRHSKLEKADILEMTVKHLRNLQRFQISAAVNTDPSILGKYRAGFSECVGEVTRFLSTCEGVTTEVRTRLLSHLASCVTQINTVNFYTPHPVALGLGQTGTQIPAASSAPQVPCKSGSPMHASPEAMKLYGGGFQVVPTPDGQFAFLVPSAALVPLGAQNSHHMSPVAPPVTSDSVWRPW, encoded by the exons ATGCCAGCCGGTACTTTGGAGAGAGCGTCTCCATCCTCTGTGGCTGCCACACCGGAGAAACCCCGTAGTCTGACGGAGAACAGAAAG TCCTCAAAACCAATCATGGAAAAGAGGAGACGAGCTCGCATCAATGAGAGTCTGGGCCAGCTGAAGACCCTCATCCTGGACGCACTCAAGAAAGAT AGCTCCAGACACTCCAAACTGGAGAAGGCAGACATCCTGGAGATGACTGTGAAGCACCTCAGGAACCTGCAGCGGTTTCAGATCTCTG CTGCTGTGAACACGGACCCGTCCATTCTGGGTAAATACCGAGCCGGGTTCAGCGAGTGTGTAGGAGAGGTCACCCGCTTCCTGTCCACGTGTGAAGGGGTGACCACCGAGGTGAGGACTCGTCTCCTCAGCCACCTGGCATCCTGCGTGACCCAAATCAACACCGTCAACTTCTACACGCCTCACCCGGTTGCCCTGGGACTCGGACAGACCGGTACCCAGATCCCAGCCGCCTCCTCCGCTCCACAGGTGCCTTGCAAGAGTGGCTCGCCGATGCACGCCTCCCCAGAAGCGATGAAGCTGTACGGCGGTGGCTTCCAGGTCGTGCCCACGCCGGACGGACAGTTCGCTTTCCTCGTTCCCAGCGCGGCTCTCGTGCCGCTGGGTGCACAGAACAGCCATCACATGTCACCTGTTGCACCTCCGGTCACCTCAGACTCTGTGTGGAGGCCGTGGTAG